In the Borrelia turicatae 91E135 genome, one interval contains:
- the map gene encoding type I methionyl aminopeptidase yields the protein MKLRLKSRAEIEKIRASARLLAQTFLEIEKNIVPGINTKTLDLIASDFITKNGAKSAFKGYAGFKGTICASINEEVIHGIPGTRELKDGDVISIDCGVILDGFYSDMAKTFKVGKVSPRVNKLLEVTEAALYRGIDEMKAGNRVLDISKAIENYIKPFGFGIVRDYTGHGVGFALHEEPSVPNYYEPFFKNVRIQEGMVLAIEPMVNLGGHKVSVKNDDWTVFASDFSCSAHFEHTVAVVDGLPLILSKI from the coding sequence TTGAAATTAAGATTAAAATCTAGAGCAGAGATTGAGAAAATTAGGGCATCTGCAAGACTTTTGGCCCAGACTTTTTTAGAAATTGAGAAAAATATTGTTCCTGGAATTAACACCAAGACGCTTGATTTGATTGCTAGTGATTTTATTACTAAGAATGGGGCTAAATCTGCTTTTAAGGGATATGCTGGATTTAAGGGAACTATTTGTGCTTCTATAAATGAAGAAGTTATTCATGGAATTCCTGGAACAAGAGAACTTAAAGATGGCGATGTTATTAGTATTGATTGTGGAGTTATTTTAGATGGGTTTTATAGTGATATGGCTAAGACTTTTAAGGTGGGTAAAGTAAGCCCTAGGGTCAATAAATTATTAGAAGTTACAGAGGCTGCTCTTTATAGAGGAATTGATGAAATGAAGGCTGGTAATCGAGTTTTAGATATCTCAAAAGCTATAGAAAATTATATTAAACCATTTGGTTTTGGAATTGTTAGGGATTATACAGGACATGGTGTTGGTTTTGCTTTGCATGAAGAACCAAGTGTTCCAAATTATTATGAGCCTTTTTTTAAAAATGTTAGAATTCAGGAAGGTATGGTTTTAGCAATTGAACCGATGGTAAATTTAGGGGGACATAAAGTTTCTGTTAAGAATGATGATTGGACAGTGTTTGCATCTGATTTTAGTTGTTCTGCTCATTTTGAACATACTGTTGCTGTTGTTGATGGTTTGCCTTTGATTTTGAGTAAGATTTGA
- the nusB gene encoding transcription antitermination factor NusB has product MDLRHKARVLAFQKIYSIDINCKAKDNIYDIFNLEDHGLELEENLKLFYSVLVNGTYDNLEFIDKLISDISLNWRLDRMDKVDLAILRMSVYSLKFQNLDVPKRVIIDEAILIAKKYGSKNSYKFVNGILDALLKNMESSFESK; this is encoded by the coding sequence ATGGACTTGAGACACAAGGCTAGAGTATTAGCTTTTCAAAAAATTTACAGTATTGATATTAATTGTAAGGCAAAAGATAATATTTATGATATTTTTAATCTTGAAGATCATGGATTGGAGTTAGAAGAAAATTTAAAATTATTTTATTCTGTTTTGGTTAATGGTACTTATGATAATTTAGAATTTATTGACAAATTGATTAGTGATATTTCTCTTAATTGGCGTTTAGACCGTATGGATAAGGTTGATCTTGCCATATTGAGAATGAGTGTATATTCACTTAAGTTTCAAAATTTAGATGTTCCCAAGAGAGTCATAATAGATGAGGCTATTTTAATTGCCAAGAAGTATGGTAGTAAAAATTCTTATAAATTTGTTAATGGGATACTTGATGCTTTATTGAAAAATATGGAGAGCTCATTTGAAAGCAAATAA
- the rpsR gene encoding 30S ribosomal protein S18 — translation MYKDIDSHQRDSRTDGHQDGFKKNPNFRFFKKKTCRFCDMDRVPDYKEFDFLKKFVTEQGKILPRRITGTSAKHQRRLALEVKKARYMALLPFVKKY, via the coding sequence ATGTATAAAGATATAGATTCCCATCAGAGAGATTCAAGGACTGATGGACATCAAGATGGTTTTAAAAAAAACCCTAATTTTAGATTTTTTAAGAAAAAGACATGCAGATTTTGTGATATGGACAGAGTTCCTGATTATAAAGAATTTGATTTCCTTAAGAAGTTTGTTACAGAGCAAGGGAAAATATTACCTAGGAGAATTACAGGCACTTCTGCTAAGCATCAGAGGCGTCTTGCACTAGAGGTTAAAAAAGCTAGATATATGGCTTTACTTCCTTTTGTGAAGAAATATTAA
- a CDS encoding tetratricopeptide repeat protein, translated as MKANKVLLFFILFLVLFISIFVYLSLNPYVLYMLKGELDFNEILVEVDGYLLNENLESAENAIRFYSYYADTEYKWLSLIKRAKLYSVKIKHYLLMRDILDLSVKSLPGNLKLRALEVYSKLKVGAVLEAYDIAKQYLLGYKEYKHLYDEAFIKSLILSYDVKDIKSFLIKMERERDALAFETIGLNLQNNAFLIDAMLLYIEKKDLDSAKRILLKIKEDKDFSKELAYISYGLDNLDFTIANLKLNNSNEPSLMFLLADAYLKKGDINNAKIEYLKLYTDFPDYSMMVYLGLAFIAKKENDLKRAIAYLNKANENFKENEMVNYYLANIYFEANDYFNANEIAKKYRDSPLFFKLYFVLNYANLKYEAKKSFLWRLFYRSNYSTDIAQLLAWNLLLYSDLKDLDLFFKIYDSVDEVQDWYYFYKFYYFFLKKDLSVAEKIIIENQVGKYLYGFYYNLGVLKLYQKNYKESEEYFSKTVSLLPFTLDDKSKITLREREDVAKVYLKRGINYLYLGEFEKGREAILTSNFFYETNEGKLYMNMIEILKERN; from the coding sequence TTGAAAGCAAATAAAGTGTTATTATTTTTTATTTTATTTTTAGTCCTTTTTATATCAATTTTTGTTTATTTGAGCTTGAATCCATACGTTTTATATATGTTAAAGGGCGAACTAGATTTTAATGAGATTCTTGTAGAAGTTGATGGTTATCTTTTAAATGAAAATTTAGAGAGTGCTGAGAATGCAATAAGATTTTATTCTTATTATGCTGATACTGAATACAAGTGGCTTTCTCTTATTAAAAGGGCAAAGCTTTATTCTGTTAAAATTAAACATTATTTATTGATGAGGGACATTTTGGACTTAAGTGTTAAAAGTTTGCCGGGAAATTTAAAGCTTAGGGCGCTTGAAGTATATTCAAAACTTAAGGTAGGAGCTGTTTTAGAGGCTTATGATATTGCAAAGCAGTATCTTTTAGGATATAAGGAATATAAGCATTTGTATGATGAGGCTTTTATTAAAAGTTTAATTTTAAGCTATGATGTAAAAGATATTAAAAGCTTTTTAATCAAAATGGAACGTGAAAGAGATGCTCTTGCTTTTGAGACTATAGGTTTAAATCTTCAGAATAATGCATTTTTAATTGATGCAATGCTTTTGTATATAGAGAAAAAGGATTTAGATTCTGCTAAGAGAATACTTTTGAAAATAAAGGAAGATAAGGATTTTTCCAAAGAGCTTGCCTATATTTCTTACGGTCTTGATAATTTGGATTTTACTATTGCAAATCTTAAGCTTAATAATAGTAATGAACCAAGTTTGATGTTTTTGCTAGCAGACGCCTATTTGAAGAAGGGTGATATTAACAATGCTAAGATTGAATATTTAAAACTTTATACCGATTTTCCTGATTATAGTATGATGGTATATCTTGGTCTGGCATTTATTGCTAAGAAGGAGAATGATTTAAAGCGTGCTATTGCTTATTTAAATAAGGCTAATGAAAATTTTAAAGAAAATGAAATGGTGAATTATTATTTGGCTAATATTTATTTTGAAGCCAATGATTATTTTAATGCAAATGAGATTGCAAAAAAGTATAGAGATAGTCCTTTATTTTTTAAACTTTACTTTGTGTTGAATTATGCAAATTTAAAGTATGAGGCTAAAAAGTCTTTTTTATGGCGTTTATTTTATAGATCAAATTATAGTACTGATATTGCTCAGCTTTTGGCTTGGAATTTGCTTCTTTATTCTGATCTAAAAGATTTAGATTTATTTTTTAAGATTTATGATTCTGTTGATGAAGTTCAAGATTGGTATTATTTCTATAAATTTTATTATTTTTTTCTTAAAAAGGACTTAAGTGTTGCGGAAAAGATAATTATTGAGAATCAGGTGGGCAAATATTTATATGGTTTTTATTATAATCTTGGGGTTTTAAAATTGTATCAAAAAAATTATAAAGAATCTGAAGAATATTTTAGTAAGACAGTTTCTCTTTTGCCTTTCACTCTTGATGATAAGAGTAAAATTACTTTAAGAGAACGTGAAGATGTGGCAAAAGTGTATTTAAAGCGTGGAATTAATTATCTTTATTTAGGTGAATTTGAAAAGGGACGAGAAGCTATTTTAACTTCTAATTTTTTTTATGAAACTAATGAAGGTAAACTTTATATGAATATGATAGAAATACTTAAAGAGAGGAATTAA
- the trhA gene encoding PAQR family membrane homeostasis protein TrhA, whose translation MFEKNKKYTSYNEPIPKNELFSSISHLFGIILSIIGTTILITLSTHSKKYLHAVLFLIYGSSMTLLYTMSTLYHIFTKGSKIKQLFRKFDHISIFILIAGTYTPPCLILMPNAYGKIILITVWGFAILGIIFKSIYVNSPGWLNGCIFILMGWSIIFGIRLIYNILPIQGFLWLALGGILYTLGGIIYSASKKLNPIANMRMHDFFHILILFASFAHFWFMFKYVLPY comes from the coding sequence ATGTTTGAAAAAAATAAAAAATACACATCATATAATGAGCCAATACCTAAAAATGAATTGTTTAGCTCAATATCTCACTTATTTGGCATTATTTTATCAATAATAGGAACAACGATCCTCATTACTCTATCAACTCATTCAAAAAAGTATCTCCATGCAGTATTATTTCTTATCTATGGCTCATCAATGACATTATTATATACGATGAGTACTCTTTATCACATTTTTACAAAAGGAAGCAAAATAAAACAACTCTTTAGAAAATTTGATCATATTTCAATATTTATATTGATAGCAGGAACATACACTCCACCATGTCTAATTCTCATGCCAAATGCTTATGGAAAAATAATCCTCATAACCGTTTGGGGATTTGCTATTCTTGGAATTATTTTTAAATCAATATACGTAAACAGTCCTGGATGGCTCAACGGATGCATATTTATACTTATGGGATGGAGCATCATATTCGGAATCAGACTCATTTATAACATTCTCCCTATACAAGGATTCTTATGGCTAGCACTTGGGGGTATTCTCTACACACTAGGAGGAATAATTTACTCAGCAAGCAAAAAACTTAATCCAATAGCAAATATGAGAATGCATGACTTTTTTCATATTTTAATCCTATTTGCATCTTTTGCTCATTTTTGGTTCATGTTCAAATATGTACTCCCTTATTGA
- the rpsF gene encoding 30S ribosomal protein S6 yields the protein MIKKYEACFLFKSEELEYKAALEEVKKQLTVFNASDFAENSLGERALEYPIRKQLRGRYEIIEFKMDSENLKELEIQLKLIKNLLRHMILVKINKKVSVKKVKRRNFREFKDNRDIKEKESSEFNSNVDVKVD from the coding sequence ATGATAAAAAAGTATGAAGCTTGTTTTTTGTTTAAGAGTGAAGAACTTGAATATAAAGCCGCTTTAGAAGAGGTAAAAAAACAGTTAACAGTTTTTAATGCTAGTGATTTTGCTGAAAATTCTCTTGGAGAGAGGGCATTAGAATATCCTATTAGGAAGCAGTTGCGTGGTAGATATGAAATAATAGAATTTAAGATGGATAGTGAGAATTTGAAAGAGCTTGAAATTCAATTAAAACTTATTAAAAATTTGTTAAGGCATATGATCTTGGTTAAGATTAACAAAAAGGTTAGTGTTAAAAAAGTTAAGAGAAGAAATTTTAGAGAGTTCAAGGATAATAGAGATATTAAAGAAAAAGAATCATCAGAGTTTAATTCTAATGTTGATGTAAAAGTAGATTGA
- a CDS encoding thiolase family protein produces the protein MRKIAIIDGLRSPITKFGGVLKGMNIVDVSSDIVKALLARNNIDKVDEVIVGNVISAGLGQNIARQIALKAGLGEIIPAFTVNKVCGSGLKSLELAFNSIALGNSEIILAGGVEDLSNAPYLLPRGVRFDGLKFGDFKIEDSIYKDALVDTPSSTVMGLTAENLAEMYEITREMQDQFAYNSHMKATAARDSGYFNDEIYPLSVFDKKTKLKSVICSDEEIRDSLSLEKLSSLKPVFKEGGTVTAGNSSSLDDGACFLILASEDFVCKMGLQPLAYVGGFKSVGLNPLHMGFGAFLAIKEIIEKFNLTPSEIDFIETNEAFAAQSLSVLKALRQKYDVRDSIINVNGGAIALGHPFSVSGSRILLTLARLIKINNKSKGIASLCIGGGQGIAAFLYR, from the coding sequence ATGAGAAAAATAGCAATCATTGACGGACTTAGATCTCCGATTACTAAATTTGGGGGTGTCTTAAAGGGAATGAATATTGTTGATGTGTCCTCAGATATTGTTAAGGCTTTGCTTGCGAGAAATAATATTGATAAAGTGGATGAGGTTATTGTTGGAAATGTAATTTCTGCAGGGCTTGGTCAAAATATTGCCAGACAAATTGCTTTGAAGGCTGGTTTAGGTGAAATTATTCCTGCTTTTACTGTAAATAAAGTTTGTGGCTCGGGACTTAAGTCTTTAGAACTTGCGTTTAATTCTATAGCTCTTGGTAATAGTGAAATTATTTTAGCTGGTGGTGTAGAAGATTTGAGTAATGCGCCTTATCTTTTGCCAAGAGGTGTTAGATTTGATGGTTTAAAATTTGGCGACTTTAAAATAGAGGATTCAATATATAAAGATGCTTTAGTTGATACCCCAAGTAGTACTGTGATGGGACTTACAGCGGAAAATTTGGCTGAAATGTATGAAATTACAAGAGAAATGCAAGATCAGTTTGCATATAATTCTCATATGAAGGCAACAGCAGCAAGAGATAGTGGATATTTTAATGATGAAATATATCCTTTATCAGTTTTTGATAAAAAGACAAAACTTAAAAGTGTTATATGTAGTGATGAGGAGATACGTGATAGTTTAAGTTTAGAAAAACTGTCGTCTTTAAAACCTGTCTTTAAGGAGGGAGGTACTGTTACTGCCGGTAATTCTTCTAGTTTAGATGATGGAGCTTGTTTTTTAATATTGGCAAGTGAGGATTTTGTTTGCAAAATGGGATTACAACCTTTAGCTTATGTTGGTGGTTTTAAAAGTGTAGGTTTAAACCCTCTTCATATGGGATTTGGAGCTTTTCTTGCTATTAAAGAGATTATAGAGAAATTTAACTTAACTCCAAGTGAAATTGATTTTATTGAAACAAATGAAGCTTTTGCAGCACAATCTTTAAGTGTTTTGAAAGCTTTACGTCAAAAATATGATGTGAGAGATAGTATTATCAATGTTAATGGAGGGGCTATTGCCTTAGGACATCCGTTTTCAGTGAGTGGCTCTAGGATTTTGTTAACTCTTGCACGTCTTATTAAAATAAATAATAAATCAAAAGGAATTGCCTCTCTTTGTATTGGAGGTGGACAGGGTATAGCGGCTTTTTTATATAGATGA
- a CDS encoding PTS transporter subunit EIIC yields the protein MINFLKVFRFANLQKFSSAVRLPISVVTIFCLMLGIGSALLNPSNLFYVDNFVVKLVLGLIKSTSNIIILNIPLLFVIGITVGVARAQKGPAALSGLVGYLIFNITENYFLDVFARLVDPNLMSSVGQVNILGIQTLNTGILGSLSVGLLVGYLHNKFYCIELPGPLNFFSGFRFVPIVVFPFCILLGIIFVLIWPYFNELITSFGFFIAKFNYLNSFLYGFLNRLLIPLGLHSILTFPFNFTSLGGTEVIDGQVVGGIQNIFYAQLADPYLVRFSPSISRFNSGFYLSIMFGLPGAALGVYRGIIHDDKSKIVPLLFSGAFAAFLTGITEPLEFLFVFTAPLLYFIHAIYTGFALLIANVLDIAVGVTFSAGFFDFLMFGVLQGHAKTNWLYLLPLGFAFFALYYFTFKWVYNYFDFQIFGVDEPFFAGSEGEVEGMGIAHLIAQGLGGLDNIQEFNVISTNLMFVVFSPELISEDFLKKTGALNIVTIDNTIKIDYGTNVYYIKQAIKNYSPERLFKASAIVASDNVKHGIKAYIEMKEDDKLERQGSTGKVYKLNKDDEDN from the coding sequence GTGATAAATTTTTTAAAAGTTTTTAGATTTGCTAATTTGCAAAAGTTTTCTAGTGCAGTAAGATTACCAATTTCTGTTGTGACAATTTTTTGTTTAATGCTTGGAATTGGATCTGCACTGTTAAATCCTTCTAATTTGTTTTACGTTGATAACTTTGTTGTTAAACTTGTTTTGGGACTTATTAAGAGTACCAGTAATATTATTATTTTGAATATTCCATTGCTTTTTGTTATAGGGATTACTGTTGGGGTCGCTAGAGCTCAAAAGGGTCCTGCTGCACTTTCAGGTCTTGTTGGATATTTGATTTTTAATATTACTGAAAATTATTTTCTTGATGTGTTTGCAAGACTTGTTGATCCTAATTTAATGTCTTCTGTTGGTCAAGTAAATATTTTGGGAATTCAAACTTTAAATACAGGTATTTTGGGGTCTTTATCAGTTGGACTATTAGTTGGATATTTGCACAATAAGTTTTATTGTATCGAGTTGCCTGGACCTTTAAACTTTTTTTCTGGTTTTCGTTTTGTTCCCATAGTAGTTTTTCCTTTTTGTATTTTATTGGGGATAATATTTGTTTTAATTTGGCCGTATTTTAATGAATTAATTACTTCTTTTGGATTTTTTATTGCTAAATTTAACTATCTTAATAGTTTCCTTTATGGGTTTTTAAATAGACTTCTCATTCCTTTGGGGCTTCATTCCATTCTTACATTTCCTTTTAATTTTACTTCGTTGGGAGGAACAGAAGTTATTGATGGTCAAGTTGTTGGTGGTATTCAGAATATATTTTATGCTCAATTAGCAGATCCATATCTTGTTAGGTTTTCCCCAAGTATTTCCAGGTTCAATAGTGGGTTTTATCTCTCTATTATGTTTGGACTTCCTGGGGCAGCATTGGGGGTTTATAGAGGAATCATTCATGATGATAAGAGTAAGATCGTGCCTTTGCTATTTTCAGGTGCTTTTGCAGCTTTTTTGACTGGAATTACGGAGCCTTTAGAATTTTTATTTGTTTTTACTGCACCTTTGCTTTATTTTATACATGCCATTTATACCGGGTTTGCGTTGTTGATTGCTAATGTACTTGATATTGCAGTTGGTGTTACTTTTTCTGCTGGATTTTTTGATTTTCTAATGTTTGGGGTGTTACAGGGACATGCCAAGACAAATTGGCTTTATTTATTACCATTAGGATTTGCATTTTTTGCTTTGTATTATTTTACTTTTAAATGGGTTTATAATTATTTTGATTTTCAGATTTTTGGTGTTGATGAGCCATTTTTTGCTGGTAGTGAAGGGGAAGTTGAAGGAATGGGAATTGCACATCTTATAGCTCAAGGTCTTGGAGGTCTTGACAATATTCAAGAGTTTAATGTTATTTCAACAAACTTAATGTTTGTAGTTTTCAGTCCTGAGCTTATATCAGAAGATTTTCTTAAAAAAACAGGTGCTTTAAATATTGTTACAATTGATAATACAATTAAAATTGATTATGGAACAAATGTTTATTATATAAAACAAGCGATTAAAAATTATTCTCCTGAAAGACTTTTTAAGGCCAGTGCTATTGTTGCATCTGATAATGTGAAACATGGTATTAAAGCATATATTGAAATGAAAGAAGATGATAAGCTTGAAAGACAAGGTTCGACAGGAAAAGTTTACAAACTTAATAAGGATGATGAGGATAATTAG
- the dnaB gene encoding replicative DNA helicase, with product MAFTSVSTASTLLFNEGAEKAVISSIFYNPGKVEEALLYLKPDDFYSQNHEMIFKAMISLYEKRENIDPITVFEEVSSLTPKSQLLSNFKALTGLQDYLSFLSGYLPTDKTINVYAKIVKEHRIRRDISKISRELNDLANDSTKKVEQFVEEAQRHILSIELDCSSKNLNHAKIIAERVHAEIYERSMKKREVNFGIPSGFKKVDSLIGGFRESDFIIIGARPSVGKTAFALNIASSIALRNDKKRKVGFFSLEMTSDALIKRIIAAQANIDSFKIQNSILSGHEIKAINDVVNDISNSEFYIEDTANISLLTLATQARKLKRFSDIDILFVDYISLISLEARNVPRHEQVASISKALKELARELKIPIVALSQLTRDTEGREPSLASLRESGALEQDADIVILLHRDKDLKSGSDDERVISAIDTKIIVAKHRNGPTGRADILFLPHVVKFVNKEHENDY from the coding sequence GTGGCTTTTACTTCAGTAAGTACAGCCTCTACACTTCTTTTTAACGAAGGCGCAGAAAAGGCAGTTATTTCGAGTATATTTTATAATCCAGGAAAGGTGGAAGAGGCATTATTATATCTAAAACCGGATGATTTTTATAGTCAAAATCATGAGATGATTTTTAAAGCGATGATTTCTCTTTATGAAAAAAGAGAAAATATTGATCCAATAACTGTATTTGAGGAAGTATCTTCTTTAACACCTAAATCACAGCTTTTAAGTAATTTTAAAGCTTTAACAGGATTGCAGGATTATTTGAGTTTTCTCTCAGGGTATCTTCCAACTGATAAGACTATAAATGTTTATGCGAAAATTGTTAAAGAACATCGCATTAGAAGAGATATTTCTAAAATTTCTAGGGAACTGAATGATCTAGCTAATGATTCTACAAAAAAAGTTGAGCAATTTGTGGAAGAAGCACAAAGGCATATTCTTTCAATTGAATTAGATTGTTCTAGTAAAAATCTTAATCATGCAAAAATTATTGCTGAGAGAGTTCATGCTGAGATATATGAGAGAAGCATGAAAAAACGAGAAGTTAATTTTGGTATTCCAAGTGGTTTTAAGAAGGTTGATAGTCTTATTGGAGGTTTTAGAGAGAGTGATTTTATTATTATTGGTGCTCGTCCTAGTGTTGGTAAAACCGCCTTTGCACTTAATATTGCATCAAGTATTGCATTGAGAAATGATAAAAAGAGGAAAGTAGGTTTTTTTTCTCTTGAAATGACTTCTGATGCTTTGATTAAAAGAATAATAGCAGCCCAAGCTAATATTGATAGTTTTAAGATTCAAAATAGTATTTTGTCAGGTCATGAAATTAAGGCAATCAATGATGTTGTGAATGATATTAGTAATTCTGAATTTTATATTGAAGATACTGCTAATATTAGTTTGTTAACGCTTGCAACTCAGGCTAGAAAGCTTAAAAGATTTTCGGATATAGATATACTATTTGTTGATTATATTAGCCTTATTTCCCTCGAAGCTAGGAATGTTCCACGTCATGAGCAGGTAGCCTCAATTAGTAAAGCACTCAAAGAGCTTGCAAGAGAACTTAAGATTCCAATTGTTGCCCTTTCACAGCTTACAAGAGATACTGAGGGACGTGAACCCAGTCTTGCTAGTTTAAGAGAATCAGGTGCATTAGAGCAGGATGCAGATATTGTTATTTTACTTCATAGAGATAAGGACTTAAAAAGTGGCTCTGATGATGAGAGAGTGATTAGTGCTATCGATACTAAAATTATTGTTGCTAAACATAGAAATGGGCCTACAGGAAGAGCTGATATATTGTTTTTACCACATGTTGTTAAATTTGTGAATAAAGAACATGAAAATGATTATTAA
- the rplI gene encoding 50S ribosomal protein L9 → MRVILKEDFINLGKEGDIVDVKDGFARNYLLPKGFAVFSDKHNIDIFNQKRRSILKRQETRKKAALELKEKLDKINLEFVMQSNDSGKLFHSINSLNIADELLKLGFEIERRKIDIHHGTLKTFGIYDVTIKLYEGINSVIKVEIKREEKKHSLKKSKSVEKEV, encoded by the coding sequence ATGAGAGTAATTTTGAAAGAAGATTTTATTAATCTTGGAAAAGAAGGTGATATTGTTGATGTAAAGGATGGTTTTGCTAGAAATTATTTATTACCAAAAGGTTTTGCTGTTTTTTCGGATAAGCATAATATTGATATTTTCAATCAAAAAAGGAGATCAATACTTAAGAGACAAGAAACAAGAAAAAAAGCAGCTCTTGAGCTTAAAGAAAAACTTGATAAGATCAATTTAGAATTCGTAATGCAGTCTAATGATAGTGGAAAATTGTTTCATAGTATTAATAGCTTAAATATTGCCGATGAGCTTTTAAAGCTTGGGTTTGAAATTGAGAGAAGAAAAATAGATATACATCATGGTACATTAAAAACTTTTGGAATTTATGATGTAACTATTAAGCTTTATGAGGGAATTAATTCTGTAATTAAAGTTGAGATAAAAAGGGAAGAGAAAAAACATTCTCTTAAAAAGTCTAAGAGTGTTGAAAAGGAAGTTTAA
- a CDS encoding single-stranded DNA-binding protein: protein MADINSLVLSGRLTRDSELTYTEAGMAILKFGLANNRRVKKNDEWMDYAQFFDCTLFGKRAESLASFLKKGKQVVISGSLRYESWQDKNTGDKKNRCSVLVDDIQMFGSLITTKGANDVGFESYKKPDSFTDIGFDDGFNEDIPF from the coding sequence ATGGCCGATATTAATTCCTTAGTATTATCTGGTAGGCTTACTAGAGATTCTGAGCTTACTTATACTGAGGCAGGTATGGCTATTCTTAAATTTGGTTTAGCTAATAACAGAAGGGTAAAAAAAAATGACGAATGGATGGATTATGCTCAATTTTTTGATTGTACTCTCTTTGGCAAGAGGGCTGAGAGTCTTGCTTCTTTTCTTAAGAAAGGAAAACAAGTTGTGATTAGTGGTTCTTTAAGGTATGAGAGTTGGCAAGATAAAAACACTGGAGATAAGAAGAACAGATGCAGTGTTTTAGTAGATGATATTCAAATGTTTGGCTCACTTATTACTACTAAAGGTGCTAATGATGTTGGTTTTGAAAGTTATAAGAAGCCAGATTCGTTTACGGATATTGGTTTTGATGACGGTTTTAATGAAGATATACCTTTTTAG
- a CDS encoding peptidylprolyl isomerase, which yields MIDIKVIFMGNVLCFLLFFVVGITSFAQNTPVVIINLHSNEIITKTEFDSKVNTLKKTQGRDLSNAERKQVLQILIADVLFGQEALKQGIKVEDAEVMQTIRTQFGLLNLTDEQIKQMVESQGTNWNELLSSMKRSLSAQKLILKMAQPKFSEIKIPGEKEVVEYYEANKTKFVNPDIARISHVFFSSKDKKRSEVLANAKDIVNQIKSKKITFEEAVRKYSNDEGSKVKNGDLGFLARGDQNAQNVLGLDFVKEVFMLKKGDISQPISSKEGFHIVKVTEMYSQRFLGLQDKISPNVDMTVKDAIKNNMVNIHQQQIVARVQQEIYDKLNKSASIQILDSSLK from the coding sequence ATGATTGATATAAAGGTGATTTTTATGGGTAATGTTTTGTGTTTTCTGTTATTTTTTGTTGTAGGAATAACTTCTTTTGCTCAAAATACTCCTGTTGTAATTATTAATTTGCATAGTAACGAAATTATTACTAAGACAGAATTTGATTCTAAAGTAAATACATTGAAAAAGACGCAAGGTAGAGATTTAAGTAATGCTGAGAGGAAGCAAGTTTTGCAGATTTTAATAGCCGATGTCCTTTTTGGTCAAGAGGCTTTAAAGCAAGGGATTAAGGTTGAAGATGCGGAAGTTATGCAAACAATTAGAACTCAGTTTGGACTTTTAAATCTTACAGATGAGCAAATTAAACAAATGGTAGAAAGTCAGGGTACAAATTGGAATGAGCTTTTATCTTCAATGAAGAGGTCTCTTTCTGCACAAAAGTTAATTCTAAAGATGGCTCAGCCTAAATTTTCAGAAATAAAAATCCCAGGAGAAAAAGAAGTAGTTGAATATTATGAGGCTAATAAAACTAAGTTTGTTAATCCTGATATAGCAAGGATTAGTCATGTTTTCTTTTCTTCAAAAGATAAAAAGAGATCAGAGGTTCTTGCAAATGCAAAGGATATTGTAAATCAGATAAAATCGAAAAAGATTACTTTTGAGGAAGCTGTAAGAAAATATTCAAATGATGAGGGTTCTAAGGTTAAGAATGGTGATCTTGGATTCTTGGCAAGGGGTGATCAGAATGCACAAAATGTTCTTGGATTAGATTTTGTTAAAGAAGTATTTATGCTTAAGAAGGGAGACATTTCTCAGCCAATATCATCAAAAGAGGGTTTTCATATAGTTAAAGTTACTGAAATGTATTCTCAGAGATTTTTAGGTCTTCAAGATAAGATATCTCCTAATGTTGATATGACTGTAAAGGATGCCATAAAAAATAATATGGTTAATATTCATCAGCAGCAAATTGTTGCTAGAGTACAACAAGAGATTTATGATAAACTAAATAAGTCTGCTAGTATACAAATTTTGGATTCTAGTCTAAAATAA